In one Trichlorobacter lovleyi SZ genomic region, the following are encoded:
- the cysD gene encoding sulfate adenylyltransferase subunit CysD yields MPVLAQLEQESIRIIREAVAEAERPVMLYSIGKDSSVMLHLALKAFYPLLPPFPLLHVDTTWKFREMISFRDATVERLGMKLLVHTNRSGLERGIDPFVHGSRVYTDVMKTEALRQVLDQYGFDMIFGGARRDEEKSRAKERVFSFRNSQHRWEPREQRPEFWGIPNLMKNRGESFRVFPLSDWTELDVWRYIRQEQIPVVPLYFAAERPVVERQGQLLMQDDARLQLADGEKVRMRMVRFRTLGCYPLTAATPSEAADVEAVIRELETATLSERCGRLIDFDQTGSMELKKQEGYF; encoded by the coding sequence ATGCCTGTCCTGGCACAGCTTGAACAGGAGTCGATACGGATCATCCGTGAAGCGGTTGCCGAGGCAGAGCGTCCGGTCATGCTCTATTCCATCGGCAAGGATTCGTCGGTGATGCTGCACCTTGCCCTGAAGGCCTTTTATCCCCTCTTGCCGCCATTTCCCCTGTTGCATGTCGATACCACCTGGAAATTCCGTGAGATGATCAGCTTCAGGGATGCCACGGTTGAGCGGCTCGGGATGAAGCTACTGGTACACACCAACCGCTCCGGGCTTGAGCGCGGTATTGATCCGTTTGTCCATGGCAGCCGGGTCTATACCGATGTCATGAAGACCGAGGCGCTGCGGCAGGTCCTGGATCAGTACGGATTTGACATGATCTTTGGCGGTGCCCGCCGCGATGAGGAGAAGAGCAGGGCCAAGGAACGGGTCTTTTCCTTCCGGAATAGTCAGCACCGCTGGGAGCCGCGGGAACAGCGTCCGGAGTTCTGGGGGATTCCGAACCTGATGAAAAACAGGGGCGAAAGTTTCCGGGTCTTTCCGCTCTCCGACTGGACCGAGCTGGATGTCTGGCGCTATATCCGGCAGGAACAGATTCCGGTGGTGCCGCTCTATTTCGCTGCCGAGCGGCCGGTGGTTGAGCGCCAGGGCCAGCTATTGATGCAGGATGATGCGCGCTTGCAACTTGCAGATGGGGAGAAGGTCCGCATGCGGATGGTCCGCTTCCGTACCCTGGGCTGCTATCCCCTCACCGCTGCCACGCCTTCGGAGGCAGCCGACGTTGAAGCGGTTATCCGCGAACTGGAAACCGCGACCCTGTCGGAACGTTGCGGCCGCCTGATCGACTTTGACCAGACCGGCAGCATGGAACTGAAAAAGCAGGAAGGGTACTTTTGA
- the cysC gene encoding adenylyl-sulfate kinase, protein MKTADAVLRILACGSVDDGKSTLIGHLLFLTGNLTEDQLEVLHDESARLGRSGAAPDYSLLLDGLLDERQQGITIDVAHRYLATGGRKYILADAPGHEQYTRNMATAASRCDAAILLLDATTGFLPQTRRHALICALFGIRQLLLVVNKMDLTGWSRERFLEISEHCRQLTDDLRLFGVCPEQPVVVPVSALAGDNLTARSPHTPWYDGPTVLDWLQSVPCADLRRDNGARLPVQYVLHAGQQGADSRQGLPELLRGSGSDVFRGYCGHLSGGPLQQGERVAILPSGVETSVQQIWSGFRLIEKAEPGQEIALTLAGEQDVARGDCIVPAGNRPEQADRFKVRVVCLDTQALLPARRYRFRSACGTVTAEITRIRNRIGLASYQRLAADRLEMNDVGEVELQLSRQLPFDPYDRNSQTGSFVLIDQGSHASVACGMILHPLRRAANIHRHRETVAPAERALLKAQSPCVIWLTGLSGSGKSSIANALERLLVDQGCHTMLLDGDNLRHGLNRDLGFTEPDRIENIRRIGEVAKLMTEAGLIVITAFISPYRSDRDMVRQMFAEGDFFEVHVATPLAVCEQRDPKGLYRLARSGVIPNFTGINSPYEEPLQAELVLAAGASQTADDAMAIVGMLRRCGKLQPATDQAVPVGGV, encoded by the coding sequence ATGAAGACCGCCGATGCTGTGTTGCGCATACTGGCCTGCGGCAGTGTGGACGACGGCAAGTCCACCCTGATCGGGCACCTGCTGTTTCTGACCGGCAACCTGACTGAGGATCAGCTGGAGGTACTGCATGACGAGAGTGCCCGGCTCGGCAGGAGCGGTGCTGCCCCTGATTATTCCTTGTTGCTGGACGGGCTGCTGGACGAGCGGCAACAGGGTATTACCATTGATGTTGCCCACCGCTATCTGGCAACGGGCGGGCGCAAGTATATCCTGGCCGATGCACCGGGACATGAGCAGTATACCCGCAACATGGCAACGGCAGCCTCCCGCTGCGATGCCGCCATTCTGCTCCTGGATGCCACAACCGGTTTTCTGCCGCAGACACGCCGCCATGCCCTGATCTGTGCCCTGTTCGGCATCCGGCAGCTGCTGCTGGTGGTCAACAAGATGGATCTGACCGGCTGGAGCCGGGAGCGTTTTCTGGAGATCAGCGAGCATTGCCGTCAGCTGACCGACGATCTGAGGCTGTTTGGTGTCTGTCCGGAGCAGCCTGTTGTCGTGCCTGTTTCGGCGCTAGCAGGTGATAACCTGACGGCACGCTCCCCCCACACTCCCTGGTATGACGGCCCGACCGTACTGGACTGGCTTCAGTCGGTGCCCTGCGCGGATCTTCGGAGGGATAATGGTGCCAGGCTGCCGGTGCAGTATGTGTTGCATGCCGGGCAGCAGGGGGCTGACAGCAGACAGGGCCTGCCGGAGCTGCTGCGCGGCAGCGGCTCCGACGTGTTCAGGGGCTATTGCGGCCATCTCTCGGGCGGCCCCCTGCAACAGGGCGAACGGGTGGCCATCCTGCCCTCCGGTGTCGAAACCTCTGTACAGCAGATCTGGTCCGGCTTCCGGCTGATCGAGAAGGCGGAGCCGGGACAGGAGATAGCGCTGACCCTGGCCGGTGAGCAGGATGTTGCGCGGGGGGACTGCATTGTTCCGGCCGGTAACCGTCCGGAACAGGCCGACCGGTTCAAGGTGCGGGTCGTGTGCCTGGATACGCAGGCACTGCTGCCGGCCCGCCGCTACCGGTTCCGTTCGGCCTGCGGCACGGTGACGGCAGAAATAACCCGTATCAGAAACAGGATCGGGCTTGCCAGCTACCAGCGCCTGGCTGCCGACCGGCTGGAGATGAATGACGTTGGCGAGGTCGAACTCCAGCTTTCCCGGCAGCTGCCCTTTGATCCCTACGACCGGAACTCCCAGACCGGTTCCTTTGTCCTGATTGATCAGGGGAGCCACGCAAGCGTTGCCTGCGGCATGATCCTGCACCCGTTGCGCCGCGCCGCCAACATCCACCGTCACCGGGAAACGGTGGCGCCTGCCGAGCGGGCCCTGCTCAAGGCGCAGAGCCCCTGCGTGATCTGGCTGACCGGACTTTCCGGCTCCGGCAAAAGCAGCATTGCCAACGCCCTGGAACGGCTGCTGGTTGATCAGGGCTGCCATACCATGCTGCTGGATGGCGACAATCTACGGCATGGTCTCAACCGGGATCTCGGTTTTACCGAGCCGGACCGGATTGAAAATATCCGGCGGATCGGCGAGGTGGCAAAGCTGATGACCGAGGCGGGATTGATTGTGATTACCGCCTTCATCTCGCCCTATCGCTCCGATCGTGACATGGTGCGTCAGATGTTTGCCGAAGGTGACTTCTTTGAGGTGCATGTGGCAACCCCCCTTGCGGTCTGCGAGCAGCGTGACCCCAAGGGGTTGTACCGTCTGGCGCGCAGCGGCGTGATTCCCAATTTTACCGGTATCAACTCCCCCTACGAAGAACCGTTGCAGGCCGAGCTGGTCCTTGCAGCCGGAGCCTCGCAGACCGCCGACGATGCGATGGCCATTGTCGGCATGCTGCGCAGATGCGGCAAGTTGCAGCCTGCAACGGATCAGGCCGTTCCTGTGGGGGGTGTGTGA
- a CDS encoding sulfite exporter TauE/SafE family protein, translating to MSSDLQLFWVCLGIGFGAQFVAGCLGMGYSVTISSVLLSMGISPSVASASVHTSEVVNRLLSGLAHYRYGNVETRTFKLLALYGMAGAFIGAFVVVHTPVSLMRPLVAAGLLVMGLRILSSAFRQLPQAFIQRTRLGLLGFIGGFVDVIGGGGWGPVVTATLILQGKATNLVVGSINFAKFFVAVVESATLLLLLKSPNWLMIAGLIAGGAVAAPIAAYTCAYVPKRLLTILVGSLVCLLSLRTLLRALP from the coding sequence GTGAGTAGCGATCTGCAGCTCTTTTGGGTCTGTCTGGGGATCGGTTTCGGTGCCCAGTTTGTGGCCGGCTGCCTGGGGATGGGGTACAGCGTAACCATCTCGTCCGTGCTGCTCAGCATGGGGATCAGCCCCTCGGTTGCAAGCGCGTCCGTGCATACCTCGGAGGTGGTCAACCGCCTGTTGTCGGGGCTTGCCCATTATCGCTACGGCAATGTCGAGACACGCACCTTCAAGCTGCTGGCGCTGTACGGGATGGCCGGCGCCTTTATCGGCGCCTTTGTGGTGGTGCATACGCCGGTCTCCCTGATGCGCCCGCTGGTGGCTGCCGGGCTGCTGGTCATGGGGCTGCGGATTCTGAGCTCAGCCTTCCGGCAGTTGCCGCAGGCGTTTATTCAGCGGACCCGCCTGGGTCTGCTGGGCTTTATCGGCGGTTTTGTGGATGTCATTGGTGGCGGCGGGTGGGGGCCGGTGGTGACGGCGACCTTGATCCTGCAGGGCAAGGCAACCAATCTGGTGGTCGGTTCCATCAATTTTGCCAAATTTTTTGTTGCGGTGGTGGAATCGGCAACCCTGCTGCTGCTGCTCAAGTCACCCAACTGGCTGATGATTGCCGGTCTGATTGCCGGAGGTGCGGTTGCAGCCCCCATTGCGGCCTACACCTGCGCCTACGTGCCGAAACGGCTGCTGACCATACTGGTGGGGAGCCTGGTCTGCCTCTTGAGTCTGCGGACCCTGCTGCGGGCCTTGCCGTAG
- the dinB gene encoding DNA polymerase IV encodes MDRAILHIDMNAFFASVEQQANPDLQGKPVAVVGSGHRTVITTASYEARRFGVKTGMAIWEGRRACPELIIIVGDNKKYTHASRQIIGMMRQYTPLVEVFSIDEAFLDVTHSRALFGSAETIAHQLKARIRQELGLTCSVGIAPNKLLAKLASDMQKPDGLTVIAPDQIKAVLESVTIGDLCGIGKKLERRLNLLGIKSCGQLGRFPEELLSRKFGIIGPRLREMGQGIDDSPVLATEGDEQVKSVGHSMTLHKDIDTRQDILRYLLQLAEMVGRRARRYGVSGKTVSIYIRFADFFTNIQKQITLDSYINLSNDIYRSAVRLLDSMELSQPVRLLGVCLSNLEYQEQQPSLFAEERRKEQLTRAMDAVNDRFGDFKLTFGSMLNTEEKGSHVISPAWRPEGIRSVVVT; translated from the coding sequence ATGGACAGGGCTATCCTTCATATCGATATGAATGCGTTTTTCGCCTCGGTGGAACAGCAGGCCAACCCCGACCTGCAGGGCAAACCGGTTGCGGTTGTCGGCTCAGGTCATCGCACGGTCATCACCACCGCCTCCTACGAGGCCCGCCGTTTTGGGGTCAAGACCGGTATGGCCATCTGGGAGGGCAGACGGGCCTGCCCCGAACTGATCATCATTGTCGGTGACAACAAAAAATATACCCATGCCTCCCGGCAGATCATTGGCATGATGCGGCAGTACACCCCCCTGGTGGAGGTATTTTCCATTGATGAGGCCTTCCTTGATGTAACCCATTCCCGCGCCCTGTTTGGCTCTGCTGAAACCATTGCCCATCAACTAAAAGCACGGATCAGGCAGGAACTGGGCCTGACCTGCTCCGTCGGCATCGCCCCGAACAAGCTGCTTGCCAAACTGGCCAGTGACATGCAGAAGCCTGACGGTTTAACCGTAATCGCGCCGGATCAGATCAAGGCGGTGCTGGAATCAGTTACCATCGGCGATCTCTGCGGCATCGGCAAGAAGCTGGAACGCCGGTTGAACCTGCTGGGGATCAAGAGTTGCGGACAGCTGGGGCGTTTCCCGGAAGAGCTGCTCAGCAGAAAATTCGGCATCATCGGCCCCAGGCTCAGAGAGATGGGACAGGGGATCGACGACAGCCCGGTACTGGCGACGGAGGGGGATGAGCAGGTCAAGAGTGTCGGCCACTCCATGACGCTGCACAAGGATATAGACACACGGCAGGATATCCTGCGCTACCTGCTGCAACTGGCAGAGATGGTGGGGAGACGGGCCCGGCGCTACGGCGTGAGCGGCAAGACGGTCAGCATCTACATCCGCTTTGCCGACTTTTTCACCAACATCCAGAAGCAGATCACCCTGGACAGCTACATCAACCTCAGTAACGACATCTACCGGAGCGCGGTCCGCTTGCTGGACAGCATGGAGCTCAGCCAGCCGGTCAGGCTGCTGGGGGTCTGCCTGAGCAACCTGGAATACCAGGAACAGCAGCCGTCCCTGTTTGCGGAAGAGCGCAGGAAAGAGCAGCTGACCAGGGCCATGGATGCGGTTAATGACCGCTTCGGCGATTTCAAGCTCACCTTCGGCAGCATGCTGAACACGGAAGAAAAGGGATCGCACGTTATCTCGCCGGCCTGGCGGCCCGAGGGGATCAGAAGCGTGGTGGTGACGTAA
- the fumC gene encoding class II fumarate hydratase: MPSTRTETDSMGAIEVAADRYWGAQTQRSILHFPIGVDRFRWQRPIIRALGILKKAAAQANAELGELPPDLARLISAASSEVIEGRLDDHFPLVVFQTGSGTQSNMNANEVISNRAIELAGGVPGSKKPVHPNDHVNRGQSSNDTFPTAMHIAVVEQLQQRLLPDVSSLRDRLASKAEEYRTVVKTGRTHLQDATPITLGQEIGGWVAQLDFGLAAVRACLPGLYELAIGGTAVGTGLNAHPRFGDLAAAKIAQLTGQPFISAPNKFFALAAHDALVQTSAGLRTLAGGLMKLANDIRWLASGPRCGIGELQIPENEPGSSIMPGKINPTQCEALTMVCVQVFGNDAAVALAGSQGNFQLNVFKPVMVHNVLESIQLLADACSAFNEHCAGGITPNLPRIAEHLAGNLMLVTALTRHIGYDAAAGIAKEADHKGLTLREAALASGLVTAEQYDAWIVPLAMTRPG; encoded by the coding sequence ATGCCATCGACACGTACTGAAACCGACTCCATGGGAGCGATTGAGGTAGCGGCTGACCGCTACTGGGGTGCCCAGACCCAGCGTTCCATCCTGCATTTTCCGATCGGAGTTGACCGCTTCCGCTGGCAGCGGCCCATCATCCGCGCACTGGGCATCCTCAAAAAGGCCGCGGCCCAGGCCAATGCCGAGTTGGGGGAACTGCCCCCTGATCTGGCCCGGCTGATCAGTGCCGCCAGCAGTGAGGTGATTGAGGGCAGGCTGGATGACCACTTTCCACTGGTGGTGTTTCAGACCGGCTCCGGCACCCAGTCCAACATGAATGCCAATGAGGTGATCAGCAACCGGGCCATTGAGCTGGCAGGCGGCGTACCCGGCAGCAAGAAACCGGTCCACCCCAACGATCATGTCAACCGGGGACAATCCTCCAACGACACCTTTCCCACCGCCATGCATATTGCCGTGGTGGAACAGCTGCAACAGCGGCTGCTGCCGGACGTGAGCAGCCTGAGAGACAGACTGGCCTCAAAGGCGGAAGAGTACCGCACGGTGGTCAAGACCGGCCGGACCCACCTGCAGGACGCCACCCCGATCACCCTCGGGCAAGAAATCGGCGGCTGGGTTGCCCAGCTTGATTTCGGGCTTGCTGCGGTGCGGGCCTGTCTGCCCGGTCTGTACGAACTTGCCATTGGCGGTACGGCCGTAGGTACCGGACTGAACGCCCATCCCCGTTTTGGCGACCTGGCTGCGGCAAAGATTGCCCAACTGACCGGCCAGCCGTTTATCAGCGCCCCCAACAAATTCTTTGCCCTGGCTGCCCACGATGCCCTGGTGCAGACCTCGGCCGGCCTGCGGACCCTGGCCGGCGGGCTGATGAAGCTGGCCAACGATATCCGCTGGCTGGCAAGCGGCCCCCGCTGCGGGATCGGTGAGTTGCAGATCCCGGAAAACGAGCCGGGATCATCGATCATGCCGGGCAAGATCAACCCCACCCAGTGCGAGGCCCTGACCATGGTCTGCGTCCAGGTCTTTGGCAACGATGCCGCGGTTGCCCTGGCCGGCAGTCAGGGCAATTTCCAGCTGAACGTCTTCAAGCCGGTCATGGTGCATAACGTACTGGAGAGCATCCAGCTCCTTGCTGACGCCTGCAGCGCCTTTAACGAGCATTGCGCCGGCGGCATCACCCCCAACCTGCCCCGCATCGCAGAACATCTTGCCGGCAACCTGATGCTGGTCACCGCCCTGACCCGCCATATCGGCTACGACGCGGCAGCCGGAATTGCCAAAGAGGCCGATCACAAGGGGCTTACCCTGCGTGAGGCAGCCCTGGCCTCCGGTCTGGTAACAGCGGAACAGTATGATGCCTGGATTGTGCCGCTGGCCATGACCCGGCCGGGTTAA
- a CDS encoding DUF4197 domain-containing protein, with protein MKRSCYLAFAAVLVIWSPCHAGLLDDFSRDILPPSKQQSSLDNTVIVKGLKEALATGTEKAVTAVSRPDGYFRNQLIKILLPARIQQVADVAAKIGFQQQVDTFVLSMNRAAEKAAPQAARYFGNAIRQMTVDDARQILNGGDTAATVFFEKKTRAQLFEAFKPSVGTAMNQAGTARAYKELIGKYEATPLAAFSGKPSLDLDEYVTNKALDGLFLMVAEEEKKIRKDPAARTTALLRRVFGGT; from the coding sequence ATGAAACGCTCATGCTATCTTGCTTTTGCGGCTGTGCTTGTAATCTGGTCTCCCTGCCATGCCGGATTGCTAGATGATTTTTCCCGCGACATCCTGCCTCCGTCAAAACAGCAGAGCAGCCTTGACAACACCGTTATTGTCAAAGGGCTCAAGGAGGCGTTGGCCACCGGTACCGAAAAAGCCGTAACAGCGGTTTCAAGGCCTGACGGCTACTTCCGTAACCAGCTGATCAAGATCCTGTTACCGGCCAGAATACAACAGGTGGCAGACGTGGCAGCCAAGATCGGCTTTCAACAACAGGTTGATACCTTTGTCCTGAGTATGAACCGGGCTGCAGAGAAGGCAGCACCACAGGCAGCACGCTATTTTGGCAATGCCATTCGCCAGATGACGGTTGACGATGCCAGGCAGATTCTGAACGGTGGTGATACGGCAGCCACTGTTTTCTTTGAGAAAAAGACTCGCGCGCAGCTGTTTGAGGCGTTTAAACCAAGTGTCGGCACGGCAATGAATCAGGCAGGTACCGCCCGGGCCTACAAGGAACTGATAGGCAAATATGAAGCCACGCCTCTGGCTGCCTTTTCCGGCAAGCCCTCCCTTGACCTTGATGAATATGTCACCAACAAGGCCCTGGACGGACTGTTCCTGATGGTGGCAGAGGAAGAGAAAAAGATCAGAAAAGACCCGGCGGCCCGGACCACTGCTCTGTTGCGCAGGGTGTTCGGGGGTACATAG
- a CDS encoding EAL and HDOD domain-containing protein, which yields MNSRSDHQANRQHDRSYFIGRQPILNRKQEIIGYELLFRAAGDHQAALYNDQAQASASVIASALSDFGLQDILGDKYGFLNITSAMLSSEVLELLPVEQSVLELLENVELDETARLRCTNLKSLGFRIALDDHIYHPDHAAFYNMVDIVKVDTLTTDPAKLPEIAASLRSYPVQLLAERVETVEMFEQCRECGFELFQGYFFERPAIISRKRIDASGIGMLKLLQQLHEDADINAIEEIFREDPGLTFQLLKLVNSVMTGTRDKIKSLRHAIMLLGIIQLRRWMQLSLFAGKDESGLNSPLLEMAAVRGRLMELLVLQESAGQRSTELAESAFLTGILSLLDALYETSMEQIVEGLNLSEDLAVALLRHEGRLGQLLLLAKKLERSEFAAVQELLASLSISLDQLLEAQLDAFSWRSSIATKKPGEQL from the coding sequence ATGAATTCCAGATCTGACCATCAGGCAAACCGGCAACATGACCGCAGCTACTTTATCGGCCGTCAGCCGATTCTGAACCGCAAGCAGGAGATCATCGGCTACGAGCTGCTTTTCAGGGCTGCCGGAGATCATCAGGCCGCACTCTACAATGACCAGGCCCAGGCCTCGGCCTCGGTGATTGCCAGCGCCCTTTCCGATTTCGGTCTGCAGGATATCCTTGGCGACAAGTACGGGTTTCTCAATATCACCTCCGCCATGCTGAGTTCAGAGGTGCTGGAACTGCTGCCGGTCGAGCAGTCGGTACTGGAGCTGCTTGAGAACGTCGAGCTTGACGAAACGGCCCGTTTGCGTTGTACCAACCTGAAATCGCTCGGTTTCCGTATCGCGCTGGATGACCATATCTACCATCCTGACCACGCTGCCTTTTACAACATGGTTGATATTGTCAAGGTGGACACCCTGACCACCGATCCGGCAAAGTTGCCCGAAATCGCAGCCAGCCTGCGCAGCTACCCGGTACAACTGCTGGCGGAACGGGTTGAAACCGTTGAGATGTTTGAGCAGTGCCGGGAATGTGGCTTTGAGCTGTTCCAGGGCTATTTTTTCGAGCGTCCGGCCATCATCAGCCGTAAGCGGATAGATGCCTCCGGCATCGGCATGCTGAAGTTACTGCAACAGTTGCACGAAGATGCGGACATTAACGCGATTGAAGAGATCTTCCGGGAAGACCCGGGACTGACCTTTCAGCTGTTAAAGCTGGTCAACTCGGTCATGACCGGCACCCGGGACAAGATCAAGAGCCTGCGCCATGCCATCATGCTACTGGGGATTATCCAGCTACGACGCTGGATGCAGCTTTCCCTGTTTGCCGGCAAGGACGAGAGCGGTTTGAATTCACCGCTGCTTGAGATGGCAGCCGTACGGGGGCGTCTGATGGAGCTGCTGGTGTTGCAGGAGTCCGCAGGACAGCGCAGCACCGAGCTGGCGGAATCGGCCTTCCTGACCGGCATACTTTCATTGCTGGATGCCCTGTATGAGACCTCCATGGAACAGATTGTTGAAGGCCTGAACCTGTCGGAGGATCTGGCCGTCGCCCTTTTGCGCCACGAGGGGAGACTCGGGCAACTGCTGCTTCTGGCAAAGAAGCTGGAACGATCGGAGTTTGCCGCAGTGCAAGAGCTGCTCGCTTCTCTCTCCATCAGCCTTGATCAGCTGCTTGAGGCCCAACTGGATGCCTTCAGCTGGCGCAGCAGCATTGCAACAAAGAAACCGGGAGAACAACTATGA
- a CDS encoding 2-oxoacid:ferredoxin oxidoreductase subunit beta — protein sequence MTATTESAAVNRIGLSKADYNGAGSTLCNGCGHYSIANVIIAAAYELALDPTRIAKFSGIGCSSKSPAYFLGKSHSINGLHGRMPSLATGATTVNKDLVAIGVSGDGDTGSIGLGQFKHLLRRNVDMVYLIENNGVYGLTKGQLSATADLGQKSRHGGLNQLPPIDLCLEAIIAGCSFVARSFAGDPKQLQTLLKAAFSHRGTAVLNIISPCVTFNNGEGSTKSYVWGREHELPLHEINFIPLEHDEIQADYEAGAVREVTMHDGSLIRLRKIGQEYDPTDRPAAIRLLEEERSGQMFTTGLLYINEGRQSLAEHEKLVDIPLVHLTDEKLRPSRTALDAINAEYS from the coding sequence ATGACTGCAACCACCGAATCTGCTGCTGTCAACCGGATCGGCTTGAGCAAGGCCGATTACAACGGTGCCGGCTCGACACTCTGCAACGGCTGCGGCCACTACTCGATCGCCAACGTGATCATCGCTGCCGCCTATGAGCTGGCGCTTGACCCGACCCGCATCGCCAAATTCAGCGGCATCGGCTGTTCAAGCAAAAGCCCGGCCTACTTCCTCGGTAAATCCCACAGCATCAACGGCCTGCATGGACGTATGCCGTCACTGGCCACCGGCGCCACAACCGTCAACAAGGATCTGGTGGCCATCGGCGTCAGCGGCGACGGCGACACCGGTTCAATCGGTCTCGGCCAGTTCAAGCATCTGCTGCGCCGCAACGTTGATATGGTCTACCTGATCGAAAATAACGGCGTCTATGGCCTGACCAAGGGACAGCTCTCCGCCACCGCTGACCTGGGGCAGAAGTCCAGGCATGGCGGCCTGAATCAACTGCCGCCGATTGATCTCTGCCTTGAAGCGATCATTGCCGGGTGCAGTTTTGTTGCCCGCTCCTTTGCCGGTGACCCCAAACAGCTGCAGACGCTGCTCAAGGCCGCCTTCTCGCACCGCGGCACCGCGGTACTGAACATCATCAGTCCCTGCGTCACCTTCAACAACGGCGAGGGTTCCACCAAAAGCTATGTCTGGGGCAGAGAGCATGAACTGCCGCTGCATGAAATCAACTTTATCCCCCTGGAACATGATGAGATTCAGGCTGACTACGAAGCCGGTGCGGTTCGCGAGGTAACAATGCACGATGGATCACTCATCCGCCTCAGGAAAATCGGCCAGGAATACGACCCCACCGACCGGCCGGCAGCCATCAGGCTATTGGAAGAGGAACGTTCCGGCCAGATGTTTACCACCGGCCTGCTCTACATCAACGAAGGGCGGCAGAGCCTGGCCGAACATGAAAAGCTGGTTGATATACCGCTGGTCCATCTGACGGACGAAAAACTGCGTCCTTCCCGGACGGCGCTGGATGCGATCAACGCAGAATACAGCTGA